Proteins from a single region of Hordeum vulgare subsp. vulgare chromosome 6H, MorexV3_pseudomolecules_assembly, whole genome shotgun sequence:
- the LOC123402542 gene encoding signal peptide peptidase 1-like gives MKTHERAANLALAGLSLAPLVINVNPNLNVILTACLTVYVGCYRSVKATPPSETMSKEHAMRYPLVGSAMLLSLFLLFKFLSKDLVNAVLTAYFFVLGIAALCATLLPSVKRFLPEGWNNNEIVWSAPYFHSLSVEFTKSQVVASIPGFFFCVWYAMKKHWLANNVLGVAFCIQGIEMLSLGSFKTGGILLAGLFFYDIFWVFFTPVMVSVAKSFDAPIKLLFPTADAARPFSMLGLGDIVIPGIFVALALRFDVSRGIKSRRYFYSAFLGYTAGLTVTIAVMNWFRAAQPALLYIVPGVIGFVAAHCLWNGEVKPLLEFTEAQAEEKEEGGDPDHQSKKAN, from the exons atgaagacgcaTGAGCGTGCTGCAAACTTGGCCCTTGCCG GTTTGAGCTTGGCGCCGCTGGTGATCAACGTGAACCCGAACCTGAATGTGATACTCACAGCCTGTCTTACCGTCTATGTGGGCTGTTACCGTTCTGTCAAGGCGACTCCACCCTCC GAGACGATGTCCAAGGAGCACGCGATGCGGTACCCTTTGGTGGGGAGTGCCATGCTTCTGTCTCTGTTCCTGCTGTTCAAGTTCCTCTCCAAGGACCTTGTCAATGCTGTTCTCACCGCCTACTTTTTCGTTCTTGGCATCGCCGCTCTCTG CGCAACATTGCTTCCTTCCGTAAAGCGTTTTCTTCCAGAAGGGTGGAACAATAATGAGATTGTTTGGAGTGCTCCGTATTTCCACT CGCTCTCGGTAGAGTTTACCAAGTCTCAAGTTGTTGCTTCAATCCCAGGATTTTTCTTCTGTGTATGGTATGCCATGAAGAAGCATTGGCTAGCCAACAATGTTTTGGGAGTTGCATTCTGTATTCAG GGAATTGAGATGCTATCACTAGGATCATTCAAAACTGGCGGTATTCTCTTG GCTGGACTTTTTTTCTACGACATCTTCTGGGTTTTCTTCACTCCAGTTATGGTCAGTGTTGCTAAATCATTTGATGCCCCAATAAAG CTTCTGTTTCCCACGGCAGATGCCGCACGCCCATTTTCTATGCTCGGTCTTGGTGATATCGTAATACCAG GCATCTTTGTCGCACTCGCCCTGCGTTTCGACGTCTCGCGAGGGATCAAGAGCCGCCGATATTTCTACAGCGCGTTTCTGGGATACACGGCGGGTTTGACAGTAACAATAGCTGTGATGAACTGGTTCCGAGCCGCGCAG CCTGCTCTGTTATACATCGTTCCTGGCGTGATTGGTTTTGTCGCAGCACACTGTCTATGGAATGGGGAAGTAAAGCCG CTGCTGGAGTTCACCGAGGCGCAGgctgaagagaaggaagaaggtggagatcccGATCATCAGAGCAAAAAGGCTAACTAG